A region of Bifidobacterium adolescentis ATCC 15703 DNA encodes the following proteins:
- a CDS encoding DUF4230 domain-containing protein encodes MARNDGSRRRRGGLCDRLFGDLSAKKLRKVLFGAVAAIVTVAVVLFVWNGVVKPVFDNARTESTISVESQLQAAVNIDDLSTAKFHYGGVAVKKDNAGKDKWHVAYEATVTAGVKMSDITFEVDDTAKTVTPILPKPTIGDVVVDSGSLDFFENNPSVEIDEVIKLCKQDAQQETKTNGDIISIAASNLEQTVDALTKDLVEAKGYKLQKAETVKLTKETAHADE; translated from the coding sequence TTGGCGAGAAATGACGGGAGTCGAAGGAGGCGGGGCGGTCTTTGCGATAGGTTGTTCGGCGATCTCAGTGCAAAAAAGTTGCGTAAGGTGTTGTTTGGCGCTGTTGCGGCAATTGTCACTGTTGCAGTTGTCCTGTTTGTGTGGAACGGTGTCGTTAAACCTGTTTTTGACAATGCAAGGACCGAATCTACCATCAGTGTGGAAAGCCAGTTGCAGGCGGCTGTGAATATCGACGATCTATCGACCGCGAAATTCCATTATGGCGGTGTTGCTGTAAAGAAAGACAATGCTGGTAAGGACAAGTGGCATGTTGCATATGAGGCGACGGTGACTGCTGGCGTCAAGATGAGCGATATCACGTTCGAAGTGGACGATACCGCGAAGACCGTCACTCCGATTCTGCCGAAGCCGACTATTGGGGACGTCGTGGTTGATAGCGGCAGCCTCGACTTTTTCGAGAACAATCCGTCCGTTGAAATTGATGAGGTGATCAAGCTTTGCAAGCAGGATGCGCAACAGGAAACCAAGACAAACGGAGACATTATTTCTATTGCTGCCAGCAATCTTGAACAAACTGTGGATGCGTTGACCAAGGATCTCGTGGAAGCAAAAGGATACAAATTGCAGAAGGCCGAGACCGTAAAGCTCACTAAGGAGACCGCGCATGCTGACGAATAA
- a CDS encoding aldo/keto reductase, which produces MEGKTVEYVKLANGIEIPKIGYGVFQISKDDAPRCVREAIETGYRHIDTAQSYFNEAEVGQGIKDSGIDRKDLFLTTKIWISNYGYENTLRSVDVSLKKLGTDYLDLVLLHQPFSDTYGAWRALEKLYKDGVIRAIGVSNFYPDRLADMVAFNEIAPMVDQVETNPLNQQIEARKNMVKRGVAQEAWAPFGEGMQNMFSNPTLARIGEAHGKSVAQVILRWLTQRDIVALPKSTHKERMEENLNIFDFRLSDSEMATIAGLDTKTSMFFRHDTPEAVDRFVGYVKERAGRE; this is translated from the coding sequence ATGGAAGGAAAAACAGTGGAATACGTGAAACTTGCCAACGGTATTGAGATTCCGAAGATCGGATACGGCGTCTTCCAGATCAGCAAGGACGATGCTCCTCGCTGCGTGCGCGAGGCCATCGAGACCGGGTACCGCCATATCGACACCGCACAGTCGTACTTCAACGAGGCCGAAGTCGGCCAAGGAATCAAGGATTCCGGTATCGATCGTAAGGATCTGTTCCTCACTACCAAGATCTGGATCAGCAATTACGGCTATGAGAACACGCTGAGGTCCGTCGATGTGTCCTTGAAGAAGCTTGGCACCGACTATCTCGATCTGGTGTTACTGCACCAGCCGTTTTCCGATACCTACGGCGCGTGGCGTGCACTCGAAAAGCTCTACAAGGACGGCGTGATCCGCGCCATCGGCGTGAGTAACTTCTATCCGGATCGTCTGGCCGATATGGTCGCCTTCAATGAGATCGCCCCGATGGTCGATCAGGTCGAGACTAATCCGCTCAACCAGCAGATCGAAGCTCGCAAGAACATGGTCAAGCGGGGCGTGGCTCAGGAAGCATGGGCTCCGTTCGGGGAGGGCATGCAGAACATGTTCTCCAATCCCACCCTGGCCAGGATCGGCGAGGCGCATGGCAAGTCCGTCGCGCAGGTGATCCTGCGTTGGCTCACCCAGCGCGACATCGTTGCTCTGCCCAAGTCCACGCACAAGGAGCGCATGGAAGAAAACCTGAACATTTTCGATTTCCGGCTCTCCGACAGCGAGATGGCAACCATCGCGGGCCTTGACACCAAGACCAGCATGTTCTTTCGCCACGACACCCCTGAGGCGGTCGACCGCTTCGTCGGTTATGTCAAGGAACGTGCCGGCCGCGAATGA
- a CDS encoding flavodoxin — MIPVHDMVGAGSTVYLGFPIWWMAPVWLVNDSVKSNDFAGKTIIPFCTSASSDIGNSASTLQKMAGSGTWLTGHRFSESVSEKDVTDWLI, encoded by the coding sequence ATGATTCCGGTCCATGACATGGTCGGTGCCGGCAGCACTGTGTATCTGGGCTTCCCGATTTGGTGGATGGCACCTGTTTGGCTGGTGAACGATTCCGTCAAATCCAACGATTTCGCAGGTAAGACGATCATTCCGTTCTGCACTTCCGCCAGCTCCGATATCGGCAACAGTGCATCCACGCTCCAGAAAATGGCAGGCAGCGGTACATGGCTTACCGGGCACCGTTTCTCGGAATCTGTTTCCGAGAAGGACGTGACCGATTGGCTGATTTAG
- a CDS encoding DUF4230 domain-containing protein, with protein MLTNNRSMKRAIAALCVATLACSAVGCGEEKKEAIPTFSNATYIAQMATLKCYYHNTAKLSHEGSWFFNNGYKRMWMEYSGIVKYGIDADKVTISPDANGHKVIITVPPAHVLDDPDVNEKSFSKPLVSTGFATSITAEEKTEMFDKAQQSMLKQAKTDSALLAQAEARAWTILEQYVRNVLGDDAKNWTIEFKDVQ; from the coding sequence ATGCTGACGAATAATCGTTCCATGAAACGTGCGATTGCCGCATTATGTGTTGCTACGCTTGCATGTTCTGCTGTAGGGTGCGGCGAGGAAAAGAAAGAAGCTATCCCAACTTTCTCGAATGCCACGTATATCGCACAGATGGCCACATTAAAATGTTATTACCACAACACGGCCAAGCTCAGTCATGAGGGATCGTGGTTTTTCAATAATGGCTACAAACGTATGTGGATGGAATACAGTGGCATCGTGAAGTACGGTATTGATGCCGATAAAGTAACAATTAGTCCAGATGCCAACGGTCATAAAGTAATCATTACCGTGCCTCCAGCTCACGTGTTGGATGATCCGGACGTAAATGAGAAGTCGTTCAGCAAACCGCTGGTGAGCACTGGTTTCGCCACTTCGATTACCGCCGAAGAGAAAACGGAAATGTTTGATAAGGCCCAGCAAAGCATGCTGAAGCAGGCGAAAACCGATTCGGCGTTGCTTGCCCAAGCCGAAGCTCGCGCGTGGACTATTCTAGAGCAGTATGTGCGCAATGTGCTTGGCGACGACGCGAAGAACTGGACTATCGAATTCAAGGATGTGCAATAG